Proteins encoded within one genomic window of Dyadobacter chenhuakuii:
- a CDS encoding NAD(P)-dependent alcohol dehydrogenase codes for MTDTTNIKAYGTTAAQAPLNAMDISRRVPTPHDVQIEIQYCGVCHSDIHTARNEWRGTIYPCVPGHEIVGKIISVGDHVSKFKVGDTVGVGCIVDSCRECQYCQEGLEQYCEPGMTGTYNSPDKFLETPTFGGYSESVVVDENYVLRIPENLDLAATAPLLCAGITTYSPLRHWNVGPGQKVGIVGIGGLGHMGIKIAKAMGAHVVAFTTSESKFAEAKRLGADEVVLSKDKEQMAAYTGKLNFILDAVSAEHDINAFISLLRVDGSLALVGAPENPLPVAAFSLIQGRKSFAGSMIGGIAETQEMLDFCGEHNIVADIEMIDIQEINEAYERMIKGDVKYRFVIDLASIKK; via the coding sequence ATGACAGACACAACAAATATCAAAGCATACGGCACCACAGCAGCACAGGCACCTTTAAATGCAATGGACATCAGCCGCAGAGTTCCAACTCCGCACGACGTTCAAATCGAAATTCAATATTGCGGAGTTTGCCATTCCGACATTCATACGGCCAGAAACGAATGGCGCGGCACAATTTATCCTTGCGTTCCGGGCCATGAGATTGTTGGTAAAATCATTAGTGTAGGTGATCATGTGAGCAAATTCAAAGTAGGCGATACGGTGGGTGTAGGCTGCATTGTGGATTCTTGTCGCGAGTGCCAGTATTGTCAGGAAGGTCTGGAACAATATTGCGAACCAGGCATGACGGGCACCTACAATTCGCCGGATAAATTTCTGGAGACACCCACCTTTGGCGGCTATTCTGAAAGTGTTGTGGTGGATGAAAATTACGTTTTACGCATTCCCGAAAACCTTGATCTGGCGGCAACAGCGCCATTATTATGTGCCGGGATTACAACATATTCTCCATTAAGACATTGGAATGTGGGGCCTGGTCAGAAGGTTGGGATCGTAGGGATCGGCGGTTTAGGCCATATGGGGATCAAGATTGCCAAAGCAATGGGCGCGCATGTGGTTGCATTCACGACTTCCGAATCGAAATTCGCGGAGGCGAAGCGACTGGGAGCCGATGAAGTGGTTTTATCAAAAGACAAAGAGCAAATGGCCGCTTACACAGGCAAGCTGAACTTCATTCTCGATGCTGTTTCGGCGGAGCACGATATTAACGCATTCATTAGTTTGCTTCGCGTGGATGGTTCGCTTGCATTGGTAGGAGCGCCTGAAAATCCGCTGCCGGTTGCAGCTTTCAGCCTGATCCAGGGACGTAAAAGCTTTGCCGGATCCATGATCGGTGGTATTGCAGAAACACAGGAAATGCTGGATTTCTGCGGCGAGCATAACATTGTGGCAGACATTGAAATGATCGACATTCAGGAAATTAATGAAGCTTATGAACGCATGATCAAAGGCGACGTGAAATATCGTTTCGTTATTGACCTGGCTTCCATCAAGAAGTAA
- a CDS encoding DapH/DapD/GlmU-related protein, with protein MSTEKDIFTRLQAGELLQKDDPEYGKFAEVVARTIRLCVQMNATATELDQVRTQLSEIIGTEIDESTTIFPPFYTNFGKSVKLGKNVFINHACSFLDIGGITIEDNVQIGPRVNLTSENHPLDPDDRTTLIPKPVIIKRNAWIGAGATILPGVTVGENAVVAAGAVVSRDVPANTVVAGIPAKVVKQI; from the coding sequence ATGAGTACAGAAAAAGACATTTTCACGCGGTTACAGGCCGGTGAACTGCTTCAGAAAGATGATCCTGAATATGGGAAATTCGCGGAAGTAGTTGCCCGGACAATCCGGTTATGTGTGCAAATGAATGCGACCGCAACAGAATTGGATCAGGTCCGAACGCAATTGAGTGAAATTATAGGCACGGAAATCGACGAATCAACGACGATTTTTCCTCCTTTCTACACCAATTTCGGAAAGTCTGTTAAGCTGGGTAAAAACGTTTTTATCAATCACGCCTGCTCGTTCCTGGACATTGGTGGGATAACCATTGAAGATAATGTGCAGATCGGCCCGCGGGTGAACCTTACTTCCGAAAATCATCCGCTTGATCCCGATGACCGCACGACATTGATCCCCAAACCAGTCATTATCAAACGAAATGCTTGGATAGGGGCAGGAGCAACGATTCTGCCGGGTGTAACGGTAGGGGAAAATGCAGTAGTGGCAGCAGGCGCGGTGGTAAGCCGCGACGTTCCTGCGAACACGGTTGTCGCAGGCATTCCTGCAAAAGTTGTAAAACAGATTTAA
- a CDS encoding putative quinol monooxygenase has translation MGLYKFIPLLVLMLSATVVSAQVAQNQPMVRISEIEIVPEFLAEYNAILKEEAAASVKKEPGVVAIFPMYIKEQPNQIRIVEIYADSAAYQSHLKTPHFQHYKTTTLKMVKALKLIDMNAIDSQTMPEIFKKLK, from the coding sequence ATGGGCCTTTATAAATTTATCCCGCTTCTCGTTCTCATGCTGAGCGCAACCGTAGTAAGTGCACAGGTTGCTCAAAACCAGCCGATGGTGCGAATTTCTGAAATCGAGATCGTGCCGGAATTTCTGGCGGAGTATAATGCGATTTTGAAGGAAGAAGCCGCAGCGTCTGTCAAAAAGGAGCCGGGTGTGGTGGCTATTTTTCCAATGTATATCAAAGAGCAGCCCAACCAGATCCGGATCGTGGAGATCTATGCCGACAGCGCAGCGTACCAATCGCATTTGAAAACCCCACATTTCCAGCATTACAAAACAACAACATTGAAAATGGTGAAGGCATTGAAATTGATAGATATGAATGCAATTGATTCGCAGACGATGCCGGAAATCTTTAAAAAATTGAAATAA
- a CDS encoding helix-turn-helix domain-containing protein: protein MEQVERIDTVKQYNNWIGVETLHPLVSVINFSEIPTVQHFRRYMGIYAVFFKNIKCGDMIYGCQPYDYEDGTLVFISPGQVYGIDSKGVATKPSGYALVFHPDLIAGTHLGRVIKDYSFFSYEVNEALHLSKKEKETIVDCLEKINVEIDQNIDKHSKTLIVSNIELFLNYCMRFYDRQFITRSNVNKDILVRFEQLLNDYFKSGKSQTSGLPSVAYCAEELNLSPNYFGDLIKKETGHTALEFIQSRLIDEAKVKMFEGSQSLSEIAYQLGFKYQQHFTRLFKQKTGVTPNEYRNLN, encoded by the coding sequence ATGGAGCAGGTAGAAAGAATAGATACGGTAAAGCAATATAACAACTGGATCGGTGTGGAGACGCTGCATCCGCTGGTGAGTGTGATCAATTTCAGTGAGATACCGACCGTGCAGCACTTCCGGCGCTATATGGGCATTTACGCCGTGTTTTTCAAGAATATCAAATGTGGCGACATGATCTATGGTTGCCAGCCTTATGATTATGAGGACGGAACGTTGGTTTTCATATCGCCCGGACAAGTTTACGGGATCGATAGCAAAGGAGTTGCAACCAAACCGTCCGGTTATGCACTGGTTTTCCACCCCGACCTTATCGCCGGAACGCATTTGGGAAGGGTTATTAAGGATTATTCCTTCTTTTCCTATGAGGTGAATGAAGCATTGCATTTATCAAAAAAAGAGAAGGAAACGATTGTGGATTGTTTGGAAAAGATCAATGTTGAAATAGACCAGAATATTGACAAGCATAGCAAAACCCTCATTGTTTCTAACATTGAGCTGTTCCTCAATTACTGCATGCGCTTTTATGATCGTCAGTTTATCACAAGAAGCAATGTTAATAAGGATATCCTGGTGCGGTTTGAGCAATTATTGAATGATTATTTCAAATCAGGAAAATCGCAGACGTCCGGCTTGCCAAGCGTGGCTTACTGCGCCGAGGAGCTGAATTTGTCTCCTAACTATTTTGGTGATTTAATTAAAAAAGAGACCGGCCATACTGCGTTGGAATTTATTCAGTCCAGGTTAATTGATGAGGCCAAAGTTAAGATGTTTGAAGGCAGTCAATCACTGAGTGAAATTGCTTACCAGCTCGGGTTTAAATATCAGCAGCATTTTACAAGGCTTTTCAAGCAAAAGACCGGTGTTACGCCAAATGAATACCGGAATCTGAACTAA
- a CDS encoding SusC/RagA family TonB-linked outer membrane protein yields the protein MITNRLTPLAGFGRPLCAMLIAGSIFTGQVRAAIHPPTTAGMELPVKAEKVLKGKVLDNNNAALPGVSVVVKGTSTGTITDPDGNFELRAEDQAATLVFSFIGYVTQEVAIGSRSNFDVVLAVDSKELTEVVVVGYGSQRKADITSSVVRVTQENFVKTPAVDAGQLLQGKVAGLTISAPSGDPTQGSQILLRGNTTLLGANSNPLVLIDGVPGDLKTVAPEDIESIDVLKDGSAAAIYGTRGTNGVIIVTTKRASGNYNSTVEYNTSFSTQTVARKLDLLTAADYRAHIEQGIREPSWDLGADTDWMKEISKKALSQVHNLTFRGGSHRTNYLVNLNYRYLDGIFIKSENKTFNGRADVNHTMLNDKLNINLGFINSYNSYPTTGDGVSFNGYTYRQAIIQNPTAPLRNPDGTWFQQTGIFNYDNPVARLQESDGKNNSQNTRITSNISYSPIEDLKLSALFSYNQYNQNRGYSETKSHVSALRDGRNGYASIGSVRSVDKLMELTAQYSKNLNRHKFSLLGGYSYQDNSFSDSFMQNWDFPTDKFSYNNIGIGDALKTGLAPIGSSKRETNLIGFFARATYNFDDRYLLLASIRHEGASQLYGAKNPWGTFPAVSLGWRISNEAFMKGQTIFDDLKLRAGYGVTGTQPNNLFLGVAILNYQKFFYSNGKWVQTLVPAQNPNPDLRWEEKHESNIGLDFAILKNRINGSIDFYNRKIKGLLYDFQVPSPPNLYTSTRANVGVMENRGLELLVNFVPVQTNNFTWNSSVNYSTNTNKLVSLSNDIYKTTNDFFTTGATGDPVQTFTHIVRIGDQVGDFYGFKVVDISEDGKWIYEGRDGQPQNYDEFQHAFEDKRVLGNGLPKFYLNFNNNLRYKNLDLGVTMRGAFKYQILNYQRMFFESTGLQQYNNLKSSYDKVFDKAVLSPTMPQEFNSYYIEDGDFWKIDNITIGYNIPKLKTKHIKAIRVYGSTLNTFTFTKYKGVDPEVDRLGLSPGNDSRDKYPMTRTFTLGLNLSL from the coding sequence ATGATTACAAATAGACTTACTCCTCTCGCGGGGTTTGGCAGACCGCTTTGTGCCATGCTGATCGCGGGATCCATCTTTACCGGCCAGGTGAGGGCGGCTATACACCCGCCAACCACGGCTGGTATGGAGCTTCCGGTAAAGGCAGAAAAAGTACTGAAGGGAAAAGTGCTGGACAACAACAATGCAGCATTGCCCGGCGTAAGTGTCGTGGTTAAAGGAACTTCTACCGGAACTATTACGGATCCCGACGGAAATTTTGAATTGAGAGCAGAAGATCAGGCTGCCACGCTTGTCTTTTCGTTTATTGGTTATGTTACCCAGGAAGTCGCCATTGGCAGTCGGTCGAATTTCGATGTTGTGCTGGCTGTTGACAGCAAGGAACTTACGGAAGTGGTTGTGGTTGGATACGGAAGTCAGCGTAAAGCAGACATTACCAGCTCAGTAGTGCGTGTTACGCAAGAGAATTTTGTAAAAACCCCTGCCGTGGATGCGGGACAGCTTTTGCAGGGAAAAGTAGCCGGTCTTACCATTTCAGCCCCAAGCGGTGACCCCACCCAGGGCTCTCAGATCCTGCTTCGGGGAAATACAACATTGCTGGGTGCTAACTCAAATCCCCTTGTGCTTATTGATGGTGTTCCCGGCGACCTTAAAACCGTAGCGCCTGAGGATATTGAGTCAATAGACGTTCTTAAGGACGGTTCTGCGGCTGCGATCTATGGAACGCGGGGCACCAATGGCGTAATCATTGTCACTACAAAAAGAGCCAGCGGCAATTATAACAGCACGGTTGAGTACAACACCTCTTTCAGCACACAAACAGTTGCCCGGAAGCTTGACCTCCTCACAGCAGCGGATTATCGCGCGCACATTGAGCAGGGCATCCGCGAGCCTTCGTGGGACCTGGGCGCGGATACAGATTGGATGAAAGAAATTTCTAAAAAAGCATTGAGCCAGGTCCATAATCTTACGTTCAGAGGCGGAAGCCACCGTACCAACTATCTTGTGAACCTTAACTACCGATATCTGGACGGTATTTTTATCAAATCTGAAAACAAAACCTTTAATGGACGCGCCGATGTAAACCATACCATGTTGAATGATAAACTCAACATTAATCTTGGTTTCATCAACTCATACAACAGCTATCCGACCACCGGCGATGGGGTAAGTTTCAACGGATATACCTATCGCCAGGCAATCATCCAGAATCCTACCGCACCATTACGAAACCCGGATGGAACCTGGTTTCAGCAAACGGGGATCTTTAATTATGATAACCCTGTGGCACGGTTGCAGGAAAGTGATGGGAAAAACAACTCCCAGAATACCAGGATAACATCCAATATCAGCTACAGTCCCATTGAAGACCTTAAACTGTCGGCCCTGTTTTCCTACAATCAATACAATCAGAACCGTGGGTATTCAGAAACGAAGAGCCATGTATCTGCACTGCGCGACGGGCGTAATGGTTATGCCTCGATTGGGTCGGTGCGGTCGGTGGATAAGCTTATGGAGCTTACCGCCCAATATTCCAAAAACCTGAACCGTCACAAGTTCTCCCTGCTGGGCGGTTACAGCTATCAGGACAACTCGTTCTCGGATTCTTTCATGCAGAACTGGGATTTCCCGACTGATAAGTTTTCCTATAATAATATCGGCATCGGAGACGCATTGAAAACCGGACTTGCGCCGATTGGCAGCTCCAAAAGGGAAACGAACCTTATCGGCTTTTTTGCAAGGGCCACTTACAACTTCGACGACCGCTACCTGTTGCTGGCAAGTATCAGACACGAAGGTGCGAGCCAGCTATATGGCGCGAAAAACCCTTGGGGAACATTCCCGGCCGTTTCACTGGGATGGCGTATCAGCAACGAAGCATTCATGAAAGGCCAGACGATCTTCGACGACCTGAAACTCAGGGCCGGTTATGGTGTTACGGGAACGCAGCCTAATAACCTGTTCCTCGGCGTGGCGATCCTGAATTATCAGAAGTTCTTTTACAGCAATGGCAAGTGGGTGCAGACATTGGTTCCTGCCCAAAACCCGAATCCCGACCTGAGATGGGAGGAAAAGCATGAATCGAATATAGGTCTTGACTTTGCGATCCTCAAAAACAGGATCAATGGTAGCATTGATTTTTATAACAGGAAGATCAAAGGGCTTTTGTATGATTTCCAGGTGCCCAGCCCGCCCAACTTGTACACATCTACCCGCGCTAATGTGGGCGTGATGGAGAACCGGGGACTGGAACTGCTGGTGAACTTCGTGCCGGTGCAGACCAACAATTTTACCTGGAATTCAAGTGTAAACTATTCGACCAATACCAACAAGCTGGTGAGTCTTTCAAACGACATTTATAAGACGACCAACGACTTTTTTACCACGGGTGCAACCGGCGACCCTGTTCAGACTTTTACGCACATTGTGCGGATTGGCGACCAGGTGGGTGATTTTTATGGCTTCAAGGTGGTGGACATATCCGAAGACGGTAAGTGGATTTACGAAGGCCGCGACGGTCAGCCGCAAAATTACGATGAGTTCCAGCATGCCTTTGAGGACAAACGCGTGCTTGGAAATGGTTTGCCTAAGTTTTATCTCAACTTCAACAATAACCTGCGTTACAAAAATCTGGACCTGGGCGTAACCATGCGTGGGGCATTCAAATACCAGATCCTGAATTACCAGCGGATGTTCTTTGAAAGCACTGGCCTTCAACAGTATAACAACCTGAAATCATCCTATGACAAGGTTTTTGACAAAGCTGTACTCAGCCCAACCATGCCACAGGAATTCAACAGTTACTACATTGAAGATGGTGATTTCTGGAAAATCGACAACATCACGATTGGCTACAACATCCCGAAGCTGAAAACAAAACACATTAAGGCCATCCGGGTTTACGGCTCTACGCTTAACACATTCACTTTTACCAAATACAAAGGCGTAGACCCCGAGGTGGACAGGCTGGGACTATCTCCTGGAAATGACAGCCGTGATAAATATCCAATGACCAGGACATTCACACTGGGGCTAAACTTGTCATTGTAA